Proteins co-encoded in one Actinoallomurus bryophytorum genomic window:
- a CDS encoding SRPBCC family protein, translating into MNGSLHTVGGRNVLRFERRLAHPVEKVWRAITDPAEMAHWFPAIVEMDFRVGGRITFAFPGAEMDAAEGSITELDPPRVFAFSWNGDPLRMELRPDGEGSVLTFTHTFEDRPMAGSFATGWETCLGALEKILSGPATEGMLRPERYAERHDAYVAAFGLGEGTVADDEQGFTVRFERMIPHPVEDVWPALAGAGESGGPSVGGPPPVRATNGYVSAGVLTAVEPGAVLDYGWLDGGEPAGRVRWELTGGHPAGTRVVLTQSGPARLADQRATALAAWHTHLEVFADHLRGIDHCPWPKARTEELREHYAETIAR; encoded by the coding sequence GTGAACGGAAGCCTGCACACCGTCGGCGGACGCAACGTCCTGAGGTTCGAACGCCGACTCGCGCATCCGGTCGAGAAGGTCTGGCGGGCGATCACGGACCCGGCCGAGATGGCGCACTGGTTCCCGGCCATCGTCGAGATGGACTTCCGCGTCGGCGGGAGGATCACCTTCGCCTTTCCCGGCGCCGAGATGGACGCCGCCGAGGGGTCGATCACCGAGCTCGATCCGCCGCGCGTCTTCGCCTTCAGCTGGAACGGCGACCCGCTGCGCATGGAGCTGCGCCCGGACGGGGAGGGCAGCGTGCTGACCTTCACCCACACCTTCGAGGACCGCCCGATGGCCGGCAGCTTCGCGACCGGCTGGGAGACCTGCCTCGGGGCGCTGGAGAAGATCCTGTCCGGCCCGGCCACGGAAGGGATGCTCAGGCCCGAGCGGTACGCCGAGCGGCACGACGCCTACGTGGCGGCGTTCGGGCTCGGCGAGGGGACCGTGGCCGATGACGAGCAGGGCTTCACGGTCCGGTTCGAACGGATGATCCCCCACCCGGTGGAGGACGTATGGCCCGCGCTCGCGGGCGCGGGGGAGTCCGGCGGGCCCTCGGTGGGCGGGCCGCCGCCGGTGAGAGCCACCAACGGGTACGTCTCGGCGGGCGTGCTGACCGCGGTCGAGCCGGGGGCCGTCCTGGACTACGGATGGCTCGACGGCGGTGAGCCGGCCGGCCGGGTCCGCTGGGAGCTGACCGGCGGCCATCCCGCCGGCACCCGTGTCGTGCTCACCCAGAGCGGACCGGCACGGCTCGCCGATCAGCGCGCGACCGCGCTCGCCGCCTGGCACACCCACCTGGAGGTGTTCGCCGACCACCTGCGCGGCATCGACCACTGCCCGTGGCCCAAGGCGCGAACCGAGGAGCTCAGGGAGCACTACGCCGAGACGATCGCCAGGTAG
- a CDS encoding spermidine synthase gives MEVYERCAGENGELVLRSDGRHFEIISNGVFLMDTRAGESERLLVRAALERVARPADVLIGGLGVGFSLAEALRSPTTRTVTVVEREPAVIGWHATHLRPFSGGALADPRVRIERTDLLEWLSATPGAYDVLCLDIDNGPEWTVTDGNAALYAPAGLDLLAGRLRPGGVLAVWSAGAAPAFEARLRERFTGVTAHPVQVARGEPDVVYLAIVSA, from the coding sequence GTGGAGGTCTATGAGCGGTGCGCCGGTGAGAACGGCGAGCTGGTGCTGCGGAGCGACGGACGGCACTTCGAGATCATCAGCAACGGCGTCTTCCTCATGGACACCCGCGCCGGTGAGTCCGAGCGGCTTTTGGTCCGCGCCGCGCTGGAGCGCGTCGCACGGCCCGCCGACGTCCTCATCGGCGGCCTCGGAGTGGGCTTCTCTCTCGCCGAGGCGCTGCGCTCGCCGACCACCCGTACGGTGACCGTGGTCGAACGCGAGCCGGCGGTCATCGGCTGGCACGCCACGCACCTGCGCCCCTTCTCCGGCGGTGCCCTCGCCGATCCCCGGGTGCGGATCGAACGCACCGACCTGCTCGAATGGCTGTCCGCGACGCCCGGCGCCTATGACGTGCTGTGCCTGGACATCGACAACGGCCCCGAGTGGACGGTCACCGACGGCAACGCCGCCCTGTACGCGCCGGCGGGCCTGGACCTGCTGGCCGGGCGCCTGCGCCCCGGTGGCGTCCTGGCCGTCTGGAGCGCCGGCGCCGCGCCCGCCTTCGAGGCGCGGCTGCGGGAGCGGTTCACCGGCGTCACGGCGCATCCGGTCCAGGTCGCCCGGGGCGAACCCGACGTGGTCTACCTGGCGATCGTCTCGGCGTAG
- a CDS encoding Rv2578c family radical SAM protein: MFYHEGMRWDALSLDGQEPGLFGQPVTVDTPEFRGITFHEIRAKSIINKVPGASRVPFTWTINPYRGCSHACRYCFARKTHTYLDFDAGRDFDSQIVVKVNAPELVRRELAAPRWAGEHIAMGTNVDCYQRAEGRYRLMPGIIEALRDAANPFSILTKGSLILRDLPLLEEAAERTEVGAAVSVGFVDKELWRLIEPGTPSPLKRLEVCATLGEHGIGCGVLMGPIVPYLSDTPRQLESAVRRIAEAGATSVSAIVLHLRPGAREWFMDWLREARPELVAPYERLYGRGAYAPKDYQRRISAKVAELANEYGIGDHRNPRRPRIVPPPPAPPRPAAEQLPLL, encoded by the coding sequence ATGTTCTACCATGAGGGAATGCGTTGGGACGCGTTGTCACTCGATGGTCAGGAACCGGGCCTGTTCGGGCAGCCGGTCACGGTCGACACCCCGGAGTTCCGCGGGATCACCTTCCACGAGATACGGGCCAAGTCGATCATCAACAAGGTGCCCGGCGCCTCCCGCGTGCCCTTCACCTGGACGATCAACCCCTATCGCGGCTGCAGCCACGCGTGCCGTTACTGCTTCGCCCGCAAGACCCACACCTACCTCGACTTCGACGCGGGCCGCGACTTCGACTCCCAGATCGTGGTGAAGGTCAACGCCCCCGAGCTGGTCCGCCGCGAGCTGGCCGCGCCCCGGTGGGCGGGCGAGCACATCGCGATGGGCACCAACGTCGACTGCTACCAGCGCGCCGAGGGCCGCTACCGGCTGATGCCCGGGATCATCGAGGCGCTGCGCGACGCGGCGAACCCCTTCTCCATCCTCACCAAGGGCTCGCTGATCCTGCGTGACCTGCCCTTGCTGGAGGAGGCGGCCGAACGCACCGAGGTCGGCGCCGCCGTGTCGGTCGGCTTCGTGGACAAGGAGCTGTGGCGGCTGATCGAGCCGGGCACGCCGAGCCCGCTCAAACGCCTGGAGGTCTGCGCGACGCTCGGCGAGCACGGCATCGGCTGCGGCGTCCTGATGGGGCCGATCGTGCCCTACCTCAGCGACACCCCGCGCCAGCTGGAGTCGGCGGTCCGGCGCATCGCCGAGGCGGGCGCCACCTCCGTGTCGGCCATCGTGTTGCACCTGCGTCCGGGCGCCCGCGAGTGGTTCATGGACTGGCTGCGCGAGGCCCGCCCCGAGCTGGTGGCCCCGTACGAGCGCCTGTACGGGCGTGGCGCCTACGCGCCAAAGGACTACCAGCGGCGCATCTCGGCCAAGGTCGCGGAGCTGGCCAACGAATACGGCATCGGCGACCACCGCAACCCGCGGCGCCCGCGCATCGTCCCTCCCCCGCCGGCTCCCCCGCGGCCGGCCGCCGAGCAGCTGCCCCTGCTGTGA
- a CDS encoding DUF6924 domain-containing protein, with translation MTTLPKTVSTPLLRTDFSDETAWEALLAAIATPNEDGFMAYVDSVEDPAHRDLTLEQVLALVPAECEHPILIVADHVALTSPEMPLLVIDLWDERGRVLRVVVEELSSIENNLSISNMDFDDFTAAADEHGVFRGF, from the coding sequence ATGACCACACTGCCGAAGACCGTCAGCACGCCGTTGCTCCGCACCGACTTCTCCGACGAGACGGCGTGGGAGGCCCTCCTCGCGGCGATCGCGACGCCGAACGAGGACGGGTTCATGGCGTACGTGGACTCCGTCGAGGACCCCGCGCACCGTGACCTGACCCTCGAGCAGGTCCTCGCGCTGGTGCCGGCAGAGTGCGAGCATCCGATCCTCATCGTGGCGGACCACGTCGCCCTCACCTCGCCGGAGATGCCGCTGCTGGTCATCGACCTGTGGGACGAGCGCGGGCGCGTGCTCCGCGTCGTCGTCGAGGAGCTGTCGAGTATCGAGAACAACCTGTCGATCTCCAACATGGACTTCGACGACTTCACCGCGGCCGCCGACGAGCACGGCGTCTTCCGCGGATTCTGA